CTATTTACGGATTACAATTTCATCCGGAGTCAATTTTGACAGAGGATGGCAAAAAAATGATTTATAATTTTGTGGAGGGGATATGTAATGTTGCAGGATGCAATTAAAAAAATAGTTATGGGTAATAATTTAACAGAAGAAGAAGCTCAAAAAGCAATGAATTTGATTATGAAAGGAGGAATTCATCCATCTCTTGTCGGAGGATATCTTGTAGGTCTCAGAATGAAAGGAGAAACAATTGAAGAAATATCAGGCTCAGCCAAATCTATGAGGGACAATGCATTAAGGTTAAAACTGACATCGGATTATGTTATAGATACATGCGGTACCGGCGGTGACGGTGGAAAGACCTTCAATATTTCGACAGCAGTAGCAATAATAGCATCGGCAGCAGGTGTAAAAGTGGCAAAGCATGGTAACAGGGCAGTATCAAGCAAAAGTGGCAGTGCTGATGTTTTAAAAGAATTGGGATTTAAAATTGATTTAGAACCGGAATTGACAAAAAAAAGCATAGATGATACTGGCTTTGGCTTTTTATTTGCGCCAATATATCATGTGGCAATGAAAAATGTTGCTCCAATAAGAAAAGAACTTGGCTTAAGGACAATATTTAATATGTTGGGTCCATTGACGAACCCTGCATTTGTGAAAGGTCAGGTAATTGGTGTATATGATGGTAAATTAACACATCAAATAGCAGAAGTATTGTTAAAACTTGGTTTAGAAAGGGCTTTGGTTGTATATGGGGAAGATGGGCTTGATGAAATATCAACGGCAGCTCCTACTAAGGTAAGTGAAGTTAGAGATGGTAAAGTATTTGATTATTATATTGAGCCGCAAGATTATGATATTCCACTTGCAAAGACAAAGGATTTGCGAGGAGGTGATGCAAAAGAAAATGCAGAAACAATTATAAATATTTTAAAGGGGGAAAAAGGAGCAAAAAGAGATATTGTAGTTTTAAATAGCGCTGCAGCCCTTTACGTAGGCAAGATGGTTGAAGATATAAAAGAGGGTATTAAAATGGCAAATAATCTTATAGATACAGGTTTGGCATTTGATAAATTAAATGATGTTCTTCAATATCAAAGGAGGATTCTGCAATGATTCTTGATGATATTGTGGCAAAGAAGAAAGAACAAATCAAAATTCAAAAAAAATTAAAACCAATTTCAGAGCTTATTTACACATTCAAAAATGAATCAAGAGATTTTCCGGCTGCTATAAATAAAGATGAGATTTCTATTATTGCAGAAATAAAAAAAGCATCACCATCTAAAGGGATAATAGCAGCGGATTTTAATCATAAAAAAATAGCGGAAAGCTACGAAAAAATCGGAATTGATGCTGTATCTGTATTAACTGAAAGGTATTTTTTTCAAGGGGAAAATGAATATATAGATGATGTAAAGAACATAACGACAAAGCCTATATTGCGGAAAGATTTTATAATTGATGAATATCAAATTTTTGAGTCAAAAGCTTTAAAGGCTGATGCTGTACTTTTTATTGTGGCAATACTGGGAAACAAAATAAAAAAGTTTTATGACCTTGCTAAATCCCTTGAGCTTTATTGCATTGTTGAAGTACACAATGAAACTGAATTAAATATTGCATTGGAGGCAGATTGTGCAATAATCGGAATAAATAACAGGGATTTAAACAATTTCAATGTTGATATAAAGACAACAGAAAAATTAATAAGCAAAATAAATGGTAATAGATTGGTTGTATCAGAAAGCGGAATCAAAACACCTGAGGATATAAAATATTTAAGGTCTCTTGGTGTAAATGCGGTTTTGATTGGTGAAACATTTATGAGAATTATTGATGATTACAATAAATTAAATGATTTTATAATAAAATCTAAGGGTGAATATTAATGGTTAAGATTAAAATATGTGGTATAAGAAGAATAGAAGATATTGAGTATTTAAATATATTAAAGCCGGATTATGCAGGATTTGTATTTGCAAAAAGCAAAAGACAGGTTAATATTGAAACAGCAAAGGCACTTATAGAAAAACTTGATAAAAAGATAAAAACAGTAGGTGTTTTTGTTAATGAGGATAGGAATGATGTTCTTAATAAAGCTAATAGGTTAAACCTTGATGTATTGCAATTTCACGGAGATGAAACCCCAGAATATACCGATAATTTTAAAGGGTTTATTGTATGGAAGGCTATAAGGGTAAAAGATATCAGGGATTTAGAGTTAATAAAGCAATATTCTGTCGATGGAATACTGCTTGACAGTAAAATCGAAGGAAGCTTTGGAGGGACAGGAATTCCATTCGATTGGAATATTTTAAATAATGTAAGAATGGATAAACAATTGATACTTGCAGGAGGATTAAATTCAGATAATATATTAAAGGCTATAGAAATAGTTAAACCGGATATTGTTGATATTTCAAGCAGTGTTGAGACAGAAGGATATAAGGATTATAAAAAAATGAAGGAATTTATTGAGAAAGTGAGGGAAATATCTTGAAAGGAAGATTTGGAAGATTTGGTGGTCAATATGTGCCAGAAACAATTATGAATGCTTTGATTGAATTGGAAGAAGAATATAATAAGGCAAAAAATGATGAAAAGTTTATGGAGGAATACAGGTATTATCTCAAAGAGTATTCCGGAAGACCTACTCCGCTTTATTTTGCAGAAAACCTTACTGAAAAGTTAAACGGTGCAAAAATTTATTTAAAAAGGGAAGATTTAAATCATACAGGGGCACACAAGATAAACAATGTACTTGGTCAGGTGTTACTGGCAAAGAAAATGGGTAAAAAGAAGATAATAGCAGAAACAGGTGCTGGTCAGCATGGTGTTGCTACAGCGACGGGTGCAGCTATGTTTGGAATGGAATGTGAGATATTTATGGGGGAAGAGGATATAAGGAGGCAGTCATTAAATGTATTCAGAATGAAACTTCTCGGTGCAAAGGTTAATTCGGTAAAATCAGGTACTGCTACACTTAAAGACGCCGTTAATGAAGCAATACGCCATTGGGTTACACATATTGAGGATACATTTTATGTTATAGGTTCTGTAGTAGGACCGCATCCATATCCAACTATGGTAAGGGATTTTCAAAGAGTAATAGGGGATGAAGCAAGGGAACAAATCTTATTAAAAGAAGGCAGGGTTCCGGATTATATTATTGCATGTGTTGGCGGTGGCAGTAATTCAATGGGAATATTTTATCCTTTTATTAATGACAAATCAGTAAAATTAATTGGGGTTGAAGCCGCAGGTTTAGGACTCAATACAGATATGCATGCTGCTACGATAGCAAAGGGTTCTATTGGTGTACTTCATGGCATGATGACATATCTTTTGCAAAATGATGAAGGACAGATTATGCCGGTGTATTCAATTTCAGCAGGACTTGATTATCCGGGTGTAGGACCTGAACATTCTTATTTGAAAGATATAGGAAGGGCAGAATATCAATCAGCGTCAGATGAAGAAGCCTTAACTGCATTTATGGACTTATCTCATATAGAAGGTATAATTCCAGCACTTGAAAGTGCTCATGCAGTTGCATATGCCATGAAGTTAGCACCAAAATTAAGTAAAGATAAAATCATTATTATTAATTTATCTGGTAGAGGAGATAAAGATGTAAATACAGTTGCCAAGATAATGGGGGTGGAACTATGAACAGAATTGATTTAAGGTTTAAAATATTAAGAGAAGAAGGTCGTAAAGCAATGATTCCATTTATTGTTGCAGGTGACCCTGAGATAGAAACAACGATTGAACTTGTTGAAGCAATGGATGAAGCCGGTGCTGATATAATAGAACTGGGTATACCATATTCAGATCCTCTTGCAGATGGACCTATTATACAAGCCTCATCAACAAAAGCATTGTTAAATGGTGTCAAAATACCGGATATTATGGAGGCAGTACACAAAATAAGAGAAAAATCTGATGTTCCATTAATCTATCTTGTTTATTATAATTCTGTTTTTAGATATGGGATTGAAAGATTTATGCAAGAAGCAAAAAAAGCCGGCATTGATGGACTTATTATACCTGATTTACCCCTTGAAGAAAGGGAAGAACTGATGAAAATTGCAGGTAATTATGAAGTTTATTTAATACCCTTGGTTGCACCTACATCACAGGAACGTATTAAAAAGATATGCGAGAATGGGAAGGGGTTTGTCTACTGTGTTTCAACAACAGGTGTAACCGGTGTAAGACAAGATATTGAAACAAATATAAAAGATTATATGGATATAATATCGAAGTATACAGATATGCCTAAGGCACTCGGCTTTGGAATATCAGACAGTGAAATGGCAAAAAAATTTAAGCCGTATTGCGATGGAATTATTGTTGGAAGTGCTATTGTAAAAAAAATTGACGAAGGCAAAAATAAAACAGAGATAATAGATAATGTTAAAAAATTTGTAAAAGAAATAAAAGATGTGTTATAAATTTTTATGCTTATGTTTTTATAGATTAAAGGTGCTAAGTTTATGCACTTTTAATCTATAAATTTATCATTGGTATGCTAAAGGATGCAATTAAAGCTATAACCATTATTATCACAATAATTAAAGCTATATACCTATGCCAGCTATTTTTATTATTATATTTTTTCATACAAACACCTCAATATATTATTTGTTAATCCGTAAAATATAAAATCTCCTTATATTCTATCATATATTAATATTTTATAAAAATAAAACATAAAAAATTCATAAATTTATATAATAAAAGGAAAAATAATTACAAGGAGGAATTGAATTTGACTAAGGACGAAAATATTATATTAGTAAAAATAAAAAAGCAAATTGATAACATGTCGGAAATGATGGAAAGAATGAAGATTGCAGACTATGTAGAACTTATGCAAAGTCCCTTCAGACTTTTATGGCTAAATTTTATTGGAGGTCTTGCGCGCGGTTTTGGTATGGCAATAGGTTTTACCTTGCTCGGGGCAATCGTGATCTATATTCTTCAAAGGGCAGTCCTACTAAATTTACCGGTAATTGGTAGCGTAATAGCACATATAATTAAAATAGTTCAGCAAAATTTATAATGGTTTAAAAACTAAAAAACTTATGGAGGAGTTTGTATGGATAATAAAAAGCGGAAATATTTTTTACAAAGATTATTAGAAGAAAAAGATAATGTAATTAATATTATAGATGAAATGAAGAATAATGATGGAATAGATAAAATAGCTGAAAGGGAATATTTTCAAGAATTATCACTTGCAGATAATCATCCTGCAGATATAGGTTCAGAAGTATATGAAAAGGAAAAAAATCAAGCATTAAAAGATAATGCAAAACATATTTTAAGACAGATAGAAGATGCACTTAGCAAAATAGGTTCAGAACAGTACGGTATTTGTAATCACTGTGGAAAAGAAATAGAAAATAAGCGGCTTGAAGCCATCCCTTATACCCCCATCTGTGCTGAATGTGCTAAAAATAATGATATTAAGCTGAGAGATTTAAAATTTTCAAGACCTAATGAAGAAAGAGTGATTAAATATCCTTTTGGATGGGGATATATGGATTTTAAAGATGAAAATCAATTTGATGCTGAAGATGCAAATCAAGCAGTTGCAAGATTTAATAAAACTAAAGCTGGTCTTGACAATTATGATGAGGATTATGATGATTATAATTCTGGTTATGTAGAAGAAACTGATAAAATAAGCAATGAAGCTTATAAAAAATCAATTGAGTAATAAATGAACAATATCAATGTTGGATTTTTATACAAAAAATTTTAACATTGATATTGACTAAATATAACTATTATAATATAATATTATCGAACGCAGGGGAGTAGCTCAATTGGTAGAGCGGCGGTCTCCAAAACCGTAGGCTGCGGGTTCAATTCCTGTCTCCCCTGCCATTATTATGCTTAGAATCAAGGCTTTTCGGCTTCACTAATATGTTAAAGTTTGATTTACTAACATTTTGCTAAGATAATAAATAAAAATAAATATTAAGATTAAAACAAATCAGCAGCAAAAAAGGTTAAAAGTTGTTGAAGATGTTTATAAAGTAATAAAGAAAACTAAACAAATAATAGAAAGATGCGGCAATACAGAAAATAATATCTCTGAACTTGTAAGAGAAATAAGGGATACTAATGTCTGCTCCTCTATCTGAAGGAGGGTAATTATGTTTATAGGATGCCATTTGTCGGTATCAAAAGGATATGAAGCAATGGGTAAGGAAGCTTTAAAATTAGATGCGAATACATTGCAGTTTTTTACACGCAATCCCAGAGGTGGTAAAGCAAAAGACATCGATCCAAAGGATTGCGAAGCTTTATTAAATTTAATGAAGGAGAATAATTTTTCAAAAATTGTAGCACATGCACCATATACATTAAATCCCTGTGCATCAGATGAAAGAACAAGAGTATTTGCATTGGAAGTTATGTCGGATGATCTTAATAGGATGGAATATCTACCACATAATCTTTATAATTTTCATCCTGGCAGTCATGTAAAACAAGGAGTTAATGTGGGGATAGATTATACAATAAGTTTGCTTAATAAAATACTTAAACCAGAGCAAACGACAATTGTATTGCTTGAAACAATGGCAGGAAAAGGAACAGAAATAGGAAAGACATTTGAAGAATTAAGGAGGATCTTAGAAGGTGTTAATCTTATAGAAAAAATGGGTGTTTGCTTTGATACGTGTCATGTATATGCTGCAGGTTATGATATAGTCAATGATTTAGATGGTGTTTTAGAAGAGTTTGATAAAATAATAGGACTTAATAAATTATATGTTATACATTTAAATGACAGTAAAAATCCATTCGGAAGTCATAAGGACAGACATGAAAAAATTGGAAAAGGTTCAATCGGTATTAAAGCATTAGCTAAGGTTATAAATCATCCAAAATTAAGACATTTGCCATTTATATTAGAAACGCCAAATGATTTATCCGGTTATGCGGATGAAATCAAGATATTACGCAATTTATACAAATAGCAGTATTTAAAAAAGGTGACACAAAATTAAAATCTATTTCTGATTCAAACCCCGTCATTTCTTTAAATCTTTTAATCTCATCAATTACATTTTTTTATTTTCATCATTAATAACAATCACAATAATTCGGTACCATATTAGGTCTCTGACCGCATTAAATTCAAAAATATATATTATTGTGATATAATTCTTCTTGAGATAATTTCAAGGAGGGTATACAAAATGGATGAGTTTGTTCCAAATAGGGAAGATGCATATAATCTTTTAAGGAAATATATCAAAAATGAAAGCTTGATACACCACGCTTTAGCCGTTGAAGCTGTTATGAGGCACTTTGCAGAATTATTTAATGAAGACAAAGAAAAATGGGGCATCATAGGATTACTTCATGACCTTGACTATGAAATGTTTCCTCACGAGCACTGCAAGAAGGTTAAAGAAATACTTAAAGAGAATAATTATCCTGATGATTATATAAATGCGATAGTAAGTCATGGATGGAAAATATGCTCTTCTGTAGAACCAACTGAAAAAATGGAAAAAGTTTTATATTCGATTGATGAACTAACTGGTTTGATAACTGCTACTGCACTTATGCGTCCAAGTAAAAGCGTGCTTGACTTAGAAGTAAAATCAGTCAAAAAGAAATGGAAACAAAAAGGTTTTGCAGCAGGTGTAAACAGAGATATCATTAAAGAAGGTGCGGAAATGTTGGGGATGGATCTAAACCAAGTTATTGATGAAACAATAAAAGGTATGTGTAACGTTGCGGATAAGATTGGTTTGAAGGGAAATTTATAGAATATTAACATTATCATAAATCAATTACTTAATTTGAATTTGAGTAAAAAATTTTTATTGTGTCTTCAAATAAAAAGAGTATAATTATATCCTGAGAATAAAAGTATTAATGATTTGCAAAAAATATAGCAAAATGTTTTTATACTAAGTCTGCTAAAATTGAGTTAATTGGAGGTATTAATTGATGGACAGTGCTTTCCCCAAAAAGGTCCTGATTGTAGAAGATAGTAAATTTAACGCTCAAATAACGGCGGATATTTTAAGCAAATATGGATACAAAACAGAAATAGCCTCAACGGGAGAAGAAATTGTGGAAAAGATAAACAACAACCAAAGTTATGATTTAATCATTATGGATATAGAACTTGGAGGAACAATCGACGGAATAGATGCAGCTCAAATAGCTCAGCAGCATACGGATATTCCAATTTTATTTTTAACTGCAAATGCCAATAAAGAAATAATGGAAAAAATCCGATCAGTTACAGCTTACGGTTATGTCTTGAAAGGTGTGGACGAATGTGTACTCATATCTCAAATAGAAATGGCTTTTAAGCTCTATGAGGCAAAAAAACAGATAAAAAAGAGAGAAGAATTGTTTCACAGTATGTTTGAAAGCCATGATGTAATGATGCTACTTATCGAACCCGAATCAGGACGCATTATTGATGCTAACAAAGCTGCTTGTCATTTCTACGGTTATTCCAAAGAAACCATGCTGCAGATGGATATAGAAGCTGCTATTGGCATTTTTACCATAGATGGTTGTCAAAAATGTTCGGAAGTTTTAAAGAAAGGCAACAGTCCCTGTATTTGTCTTCAAAAATTAGGTGACGGAAAAAAGAGATTAATAAAAACATATTCATCTCTTTTAGATTATCAAGGAAAAACATTGTTGTATCTGATTATCTTTGACATTACCGAAGAATTGAAAGCAAGAAAAAATCTTGAATTTTATAAAAAACTTTTTGAAGATTCACTCAATGAAATTTACATATTCCATTCAAAGACATTAAAATTCATTGAAGTAAACCGTGGGTCAAGGGAAAATTTGGGATATACTGAAGAAGAGTTCGAAGAAATGACTCCTCTTGACTTAGAACCTGAGTTTACATTACAAAGTTTTAAAGAACTTCTTCAGCCGATTTCTAATGGAGAACAGAAATTAATCATATTTGATACAATGCACCGCAGAAAAGATGGTTCTTTATATCCAGCAGAGATTCACTTAGAACTTATAGAATATGGAGAAGAAAAAGTATATGTAGCACTTGCTGTTGACCTGACAGAGCACAAAAGGATAAAAAGAGACTTAAAAGAAAAGGACGAAATTTTAAGTACTATAATGGAATATGCAGGAGATGCTATTATTATGATTGATGATAACGGTAAAGTGACCTTCTGGAATCCTGCAGCGGAACGTATACTTGGTTATTCAAAAGATGAAATATTAGGAAAAGAATTGCATGAATTTATGATTCAAGATGAACAATTATATAAAGTATATAGAGAAGCGTTTAAAAAATACCGATTAAGCGGTAAAGGAAGTACAGCAGGTAAGACAGTTGAGATGAAAACAAAACATAAATATGGATATGAAATTGATGTAGAAATTTCTATTTCTGCCGTTAGAATTAAAGATTCGTGGCATGCAATAGGGATTATTCGTGATATAAGCGAGCGTAAAAGATTTGAGGAACTGCTTTACCGTCAATCTGTTACTGATCCCCTCACAAATATCTATAACAGGCGTTTTTTTATGCAGATGTTGGAGCAAGAAGCAGAACGAACAAAAAGAAATAAAAAGCCATTTTCACTTATTATGTTTGACTTAGATCATTTTAAAAACGTAAATGACCGTTTTGGACATGCAGCAGGTGATATGGTTCTCAAAAGTGTTGCCGATAGAGTAAAAGGAAGGATACGCAAGACAGACTGCTTTGCACGCTTGGGAGGAGAAGAATTTATAATCCTCCTGCCTGAAACTTCTTTAGAGGATGCAGTTGTTAAAGCTGAAGAGCTTAGAAAACAGGTAAGTACGATGGAATTGGAAGGAATAGACAGAGTAACAGCAAGCTTTGGTGTAACTGAATACAGGGACAGTGATACCATTGACACGGTTTGTTCACGAGTAGATAATATGCTTTATGAAGCAAAAGGTAAAAGAAGAAATTGTGTAAAAAGAGGGTAAAATTCCTAAAATATTTTACATAGAAAAAATGTTTAGTGTAAAATATAAATACAAAGAATTGCAGAAATAAAATGCAAATAAAAATTGAAAAAAGTCATTGATGCAAAAAACAATTAGGTCTTTTCCAAATGCAATATCATACTTTATAGATATAATGATGGGGGATAATAATTATATTAATTTTAAAGCAAAAGTGCCTTTATATGCTGCACATCTTAAGAAATTAAAAGCAAAAACTCAAATTCTGATTAGTATCTAAATCTATATTCATAATATATTAATATAGTGTTGTAATTTTAATAAATAAAAAAGAGGAAGATATTGTATACCTGTTCTGTCTTTTATATTATATTTTCACAAATCTTCCTCTTAAATCAAAACAATTTTTATTTTTAAGGATAAAATTAAGATTGTTAAATATATTCTGTAATAGATGAAAACATTTAAAATTAAGGATAGCAGGTTTAATTGTTTTTATTCTTAAGAAACTTATAACTAATCACGTTCAGAATATTTTCCAACCGTTTATTACAAGGTATTTGATACCAAAGAATTTTTTTAAATCAATTGTAAGGCATTCTGTTTGGCAAATTGATTTATTAATATAAATATTAATTGATTCAATGTTTAATAAATAATATTTATCTACATTCTTTGGTATTCCAAATACTATTTCAGGTGTAAAACTTGCTTCTATACATGAGTTTATAATATCGTGATTTTTAATATATACACTACCGCCCTTTTTTTCAATAAATTCTTTTGCAGTTTTAGTGATTTTCAAATCAAACACCCTTTTTATAAAAGATATCAGTTAAATACACTATCTTTAACCTGCTCTTTAGTGAGTTTATCAGTAACTAACCATCCGTACCATTTCATAATGGAATCTATTATAATAGTTATTGCAAGGATTATTATAGCTATTGATATTGTTACAAGTACCATATTGCCTTTTGGTAGATAGTTTGTAACTATATTCAAATATGCCGCATACAAAGTAGTTGTAGCTATGAATATAAAAGGAACTAATGTTATCCATATATATTGAATTTTCCCTTTTTTAATAATAACAGTGGTTCCTAAAGCTAATGCTATTGCTCCAAGTAGTTGGTTGGAAGTTCCGAACAAGGGCCATAATGTTGAAATATTTCCGCCATATACTAAATATCCCCATGAAAAAGACATCAGAAAACTGGTTATAATTATACCTGGCCACCAATTTCTATCTTTTAAAGGTTTATATATAAATCCCCCTGCTTCCTGAAGCAAGTATCTTCCTACACGCGTACCTGCATCTATTGTTGTAAGAATAAATAATGCTTCAAACAGTATTACAAAATGATAAAGGTATGCACCGAGATGCTCTAAAAATGGAATTTTTGAAAAGATAAAGGTCATACCTACACCAAGCGTTACTGCACCACCCGGTCGTCCTGCTACGTTTTCACCTACTAAATGTGATAAAACTGGCAGGTCTACAACCTTCATTCCCAATTTCTGAAAAACTTCAGGTGCTACGTTTATAGCAAAATAATCGGCTGGAATTAAGCTTGTTGCAGCGATTAAAGCCATTATTGCAACAAAACCTTCTGCTAACATTGCACCATATGCAATAGGAAGTATGTCCTTTTCATTTTTTATCATTTTAGGTGTTGTTCCTGAGGAAACTAATGCATGAAATCCTGACAATGCTCCACACGCAATTGTTATGAACAAATAAGGCCATACTTTTCCCGGTATTATTGGTCCTCCACCGTTTACAAAAGGAGTTATTGCAGGCATTCGTATTGCAGGATTAACAAATATAACACCTATTGCCAAAAGAAACATTACACCAAGCTTCATGTAGGTGCTTAAATAATCCCTGGGAACCAATAGGAGCCATACAGGTAAGACTGCAGCTAAAAAACCATATGATGCCAAAATAATTGTCATCTCTTTCTGATTAAATGTTAAATAATGAGCTATGGCTGTGTGTTCAATATATGGTCCTGCAACAACAGAAATAAGCAAAAGTGTTATACCTATTATTGTAGCTCCTTTTATATCTTCTGGTCTAATCCATCTCATGTAAATTGCCATAAAAATTGCTATTGGTATTGTAGCGCCAACGATAAAAGTTCCCCATGGGCTGTTATAGAGTGCATTTACGATAACAAGTGCGAGTCCAGCCATTGTAATTACAAGGATAAAAATAACGGCTATTGCAGTTGCTATACCTGATATTTTATTTACTTCTTTTCTTGTAATATCTATTATTGATGTGCCGTCATATCTTACAGATGCAAAAAGTATTACCATATCGTGAACACCGCCTGCTACTACTGCACCAATTAGAATCCACAGGGTTC
This is a stretch of genomic DNA from Aceticella autotrophica. It encodes these proteins:
- a CDS encoding PAS domain S-box protein — encoded protein: MDSAFPKKVLIVEDSKFNAQITADILSKYGYKTEIASTGEEIVEKINNNQSYDLIIMDIELGGTIDGIDAAQIAQQHTDIPILFLTANANKEIMEKIRSVTAYGYVLKGVDECVLISQIEMAFKLYEAKKQIKKREELFHSMFESHDVMMLLIEPESGRIIDANKAACHFYGYSKETMLQMDIEAAIGIFTIDGCQKCSEVLKKGNSPCICLQKLGDGKKRLIKTYSSLLDYQGKTLLYLIIFDITEELKARKNLEFYKKLFEDSLNEIYIFHSKTLKFIEVNRGSRENLGYTEEEFEEMTPLDLEPEFTLQSFKELLQPISNGEQKLIIFDTMHRRKDGSLYPAEIHLELIEYGEEKVYVALAVDLTEHKRIKRDLKEKDEILSTIMEYAGDAIIMIDDNGKVTFWNPAAERILGYSKDEILGKELHEFMIQDEQLYKVYREAFKKYRLSGKGSTAGKTVEMKTKHKYGYEIDVEISISAVRIKDSWHAIGIIRDISERKRFEELLYRQSVTDPLTNIYNRRFFMQMLEQEAERTKRNKKPFSLIMFDLDHFKNVNDRFGHAAGDMVLKSVADRVKGRIRKTDCFARLGGEEFIILLPETSLEDAVVKAEELRKQVSTMELEGIDRVTASFGVTEYRDSDTIDTVCSRVDNMLYEAKGKRRNCVKRG
- a CDS encoding phosphoribosylanthranilate isomerase; amino-acid sequence: MVKIKICGIRRIEDIEYLNILKPDYAGFVFAKSKRQVNIETAKALIEKLDKKIKTVGVFVNEDRNDVLNKANRLNLDVLQFHGDETPEYTDNFKGFIVWKAIRVKDIRDLELIKQYSVDGILLDSKIEGSFGGTGIPFDWNILNNVRMDKQLILAGGLNSDNILKAIEIVKPDIVDISSSVETEGYKDYKKMKEFIEKVREIS
- a CDS encoding HD domain-containing protein produces the protein MDEFVPNREDAYNLLRKYIKNESLIHHALAVEAVMRHFAELFNEDKEKWGIIGLLHDLDYEMFPHEHCKKVKEILKENNYPDDYINAIVSHGWKICSSVEPTEKMEKVLYSIDELTGLITATALMRPSKSVLDLEVKSVKKKWKQKGFAAGVNRDIIKEGAEMLGMDLNQVIDETIKGMCNVADKIGLKGNL
- the trpA gene encoding tryptophan synthase subunit alpha; this encodes MNRIDLRFKILREEGRKAMIPFIVAGDPEIETTIELVEAMDEAGADIIELGIPYSDPLADGPIIQASSTKALLNGVKIPDIMEAVHKIREKSDVPLIYLVYYNSVFRYGIERFMQEAKKAGIDGLIIPDLPLEEREELMKIAGNYEVYLIPLVAPTSQERIKKICENGKGFVYCVSTTGVTGVRQDIETNIKDYMDIISKYTDMPKALGFGISDSEMAKKFKPYCDGIIVGSAIVKKIDEGKNKTEIIDNVKKFVKEIKDVL
- a CDS encoding CC/Se motif family (seleno)protein, which encodes MFDLKITKTAKEFIEKKGGSVYIKNHDIINSCIEASFTPEIVFGIPKNVDKYYLLNIESINIYINKSICQTECLTIDLKKFFGIKYLVINGWKIF
- the trpB gene encoding tryptophan synthase subunit beta yields the protein MKGRFGRFGGQYVPETIMNALIELEEEYNKAKNDEKFMEEYRYYLKEYSGRPTPLYFAENLTEKLNGAKIYLKREDLNHTGAHKINNVLGQVLLAKKMGKKKIIAETGAGQHGVATATGAAMFGMECEIFMGEEDIRRQSLNVFRMKLLGAKVNSVKSGTATLKDAVNEAIRHWVTHIEDTFYVIGSVVGPHPYPTMVRDFQRVIGDEAREQILLKEGRVPDYIIACVGGGSNSMGIFYPFINDKSVKLIGVEAAGLGLNTDMHAATIAKGSIGVLHGMMTYLLQNDEGQIMPVYSISAGLDYPGVGPEHSYLKDIGRAEYQSASDEEALTAFMDLSHIEGIIPALESAHAVAYAMKLAPKLSKDKIIIINLSGRGDKDVNTVAKIMGVEL
- a CDS encoding DUF5665 domain-containing protein — encoded protein: MSEMMERMKIADYVELMQSPFRLLWLNFIGGLARGFGMAIGFTLLGAIVIYILQRAVLLNLPVIGSVIAHIIKIVQQNL
- a CDS encoding TraR/DksA C4-type zinc finger protein, whose translation is MDNKKRKYFLQRLLEEKDNVINIIDEMKNNDGIDKIAEREYFQELSLADNHPADIGSEVYEKEKNQALKDNAKHILRQIEDALSKIGSEQYGICNHCGKEIENKRLEAIPYTPICAECAKNNDIKLRDLKFSRPNEERVIKYPFGWGYMDFKDENQFDAEDANQAVARFNKTKAGLDNYDEDYDDYNSGYVEETDKISNEAYKKSIE
- the trpC gene encoding indole-3-glycerol phosphate synthase TrpC; amino-acid sequence: MILDDIVAKKKEQIKIQKKLKPISELIYTFKNESRDFPAAINKDEISIIAEIKKASPSKGIIAADFNHKKIAESYEKIGIDAVSVLTERYFFQGENEYIDDVKNITTKPILRKDFIIDEYQIFESKALKADAVLFIVAILGNKIKKFYDLAKSLELYCIVEVHNETELNIALEADCAIIGINNRDLNNFNVDIKTTEKLISKINGNRLVVSESGIKTPEDIKYLRSLGVNAVLIGETFMRIIDDYNKLNDFIIKSKGEY
- the trpD gene encoding anthranilate phosphoribosyltransferase, which produces MLQDAIKKIVMGNNLTEEEAQKAMNLIMKGGIHPSLVGGYLVGLRMKGETIEEISGSAKSMRDNALRLKLTSDYVIDTCGTGGDGGKTFNISTAVAIIASAAGVKVAKHGNRAVSSKSGSADVLKELGFKIDLEPELTKKSIDDTGFGFLFAPIYHVAMKNVAPIRKELGLRTIFNMLGPLTNPAFVKGQVIGVYDGKLTHQIAEVLLKLGLERALVVYGEDGLDEISTAAPTKVSEVRDGKVFDYYIEPQDYDIPLAKTKDLRGGDAKENAETIINILKGEKGAKRDIVVLNSAAALYVGKMVEDIKEGIKMANNLIDTGLAFDKLNDVLQYQRRILQ
- a CDS encoding deoxyribonuclease IV, which translates into the protein MFIGCHLSVSKGYEAMGKEALKLDANTLQFFTRNPRGGKAKDIDPKDCEALLNLMKENNFSKIVAHAPYTLNPCASDERTRVFALEVMSDDLNRMEYLPHNLYNFHPGSHVKQGVNVGIDYTISLLNKILKPEQTTIVLLETMAGKGTEIGKTFEELRRILEGVNLIEKMGVCFDTCHVYAAGYDIVNDLDGVLEEFDKIIGLNKLYVIHLNDSKNPFGSHKDRHEKIGKGSIGIKALAKVINHPKLRHLPFILETPNDLSGYADEIKILRNLYK